In Mustela lutreola isolate mMusLut2 chromosome 16, mMusLut2.pri, whole genome shotgun sequence, the genomic window aatgaatactgtttttctgaaaataaataaattaattaaaacaacaacaacaataacaacaaccagtcaggtgcttaactgactgagccacccaggtgcccctaaaaatatttatatataagatcTTTACCTGATTGAACTTCCAAAAGGCAAATGGCCAAAGGGATAGTTgttatgagaaataataaaaatatcgaTCTCTACCCACAAGCACGTAAATGACAATGTTCCATTACCTGCTAATTTGTATGGCACTTCTTCCGGGCAGTGATCAGAGCACAAGCATAGGTatagaaaagagaacaaagctggagttTTCCAAAAGAGAAGAACAACTTTGGTGGTAGGAGGATGATGAGTCTAGGTTGGTTGGAAGAACCTGATAAAATAATCCgaagttccaaaaaaaaaaaaaatcccaaaaaaacTAGGGTTCAGAGAGATAGACTTGACTTGGGCATCCGTCttagagaaattggaaccatgGCATTAAATGAGATCTACCCAGCTTGTATCCAGAGAAAGGCAGGTCTACCATGGGAACCACAAGCTCTGGTTGTGGAAACCCTGCAAAACTGATAGTGCAGGATAGTCAGAAAATGAGCGGAGGAGGCCAGCTGAAGCTGACTGTTTCAGGGAGGAAGTGGTCATACAACCGACACAAGCACAAAGGTGAGACGAGGCTGAGAAGCATCCACTGCGAGTTCTAGGAAGCCATAAATGTTTATCACAAAACACCTTcaatgtaaatgtgtgtgtggggagaaACCACCTCCCGGTGGGCTGACGCCTGAGTTTGAGGGGGCAAAGCAGAAAACTGGTCTTCAGAGCCATGGACCAGTAAGAGTAGAGGGGATGAAGGTTTCCCCACATAACTGTTCGTGTTCTGAACCTTGAGGTCCCATTCATACCTCAAAGGTATTTTCTAACTGGGACAATGAATATCTACAAAAAATTATAACCATTTGTTTACTCAGTGGTAAGACATGAAAAATATTCCCCATGATACTGGTAATAAGAAAAGGATTCTTGCTATCGATTAATGTGCTGGAGGTTCCAGCCAGATagtaagacaataaaaaaaagagatcaattttacaaaaaaaatcctaaacatttttaaaaattttttatttcttttcagcgtaacagcattgtttttgcaccacacccagtgctccatgcaatctgtgccctctctaatacccaccacctggttcccccaacctcccactccccgcccattcaaaaccctcaaattgtttttcagagtccatagtctctcatggttcacccccccttccaatttccctcaactccctttctaaatatcttttaaagctagaaataatctaaaataatctatatatgttaaaattaagATGTGAACTCTGCAAGACAACTGAGTACACATTCTGTAAACAagatccagttttatttttataacaccaGCACAAACCATGGCGGTAAAGTTATTTAAAGAATGATACCACTTGCAAAATAAAAGTCATATACCTAGGGATCTATCTGGGGCTGATAAAACTGGAGGATATATCTCATGGAAATCTAACAAAAAATGTGCACATTCTGTACATAGAGGACTGCAtgatattatttaaagaaatcagaGAACATATAAACAAATGGTGAAATATAACACATTTAGGGTGCAAGCTTTCATGGACTGAAAGATTGAAGAGATGGTAATCCCCGCCCCCAAATTGATCTATGGTTTTAATACAATTTCATGCACAACCCAGGCTGGTCTTTTGTGACAACTGACATCTTAAAGTTAATATTGAAATCTAAAGGGCCCAGAATAATGTAAGCAATCCTCGGAAATAACAAAACCAACAAATATTACCAATCTCAGGACCAGGACCCATCACCCATCGCTGGACCTCCCTCTGGGTTATCAATACCAGTCATCGCCCTGGTTGTCAACTCCAAAAACAGGAGACATTCTCGACGTGCTGTTTCTCcatggttttgttttctcctgCGCATTCCCTTCTCTCTGTCACTGGAATGGTCTTTCTATAGTGCACAAGTCATCTTATTACAGCCATGATCAAAGCACTCAATGAGCTCCCTTAGCCTGAAGGAAGAAATGGGCATTTAAGATGTGGCTTCCATGGCTATGCTTGACATGGTGCACCCGGCGTCACCCAGGCTCAAAGCTCGACTTACACGGCGTGCTTTCACCCTCTGTCCTGCCTGTGAGTCTCAGCTTGAATTGGTACAGACACCTGCCACCTTTATCCCCATTCCTCATCTGTATGCCTGCCTCAATGTCTCTACAGAATGGAATTTTGCATAAAAGAAGCTCCACTATCATCCTATAGTTCTTTGATCCCAACTTAAACCCTTTCACTGCATTTACTCACTCTCTTGAAGATCTGCTCTCCTGGACAATCAGCCCAGGGATGTGGTCCTTTCACCAGTGCTCGGCACATAGTAGGGTCTTGTCAAAGAGACTGCTGGTGCCTATCACAACTCTGTCACGCCCCTCCTCACTCCATTGGTCATAGGAATGCCACTATTGATCTTGTCACAGAGACGCCTGAAATAAAAGCTATCTTTCTCAGCCTCCTTTGTATCCAACTGGGAAAGCTATTAGGTTCTAACCACTGAGAAATAAATGGAAGTGCTTTTGAGTGTTTCCAATAAATCTCCATGACAAGCAATTCGCCAGTACTTCCTccacctttccctccctctgtccctccccatgctTCATTTTGCTGTCTGGAATACAAACTGGGTTAACATTTCAAGAAGAGCAATGTTCTACTTAACCACCTGGTCTACTCCTATTGGCCAGTTTTGGAAGACTTTGAGTGAGGGGAACAGCCTTGTGTGgaaaagaccccccccccacctctctgaggAGGCTCTCAGGCCCCTGCACTTACCTCTGGAGACCCCAAATTTTTCTACCTTACAccgtttttttcccccttgaaactGTAGGTTTCCTACTACGGGTTAGAATATGGAAAATCTGGGTTGTCATAAACACAATCCGAAGAAGTCCGTCATGTCTTGGATAAAGAACattatgaaccatgagagactgtggactctgaaaaacaacctgagggttttgaaggggttgggggggtgggaggttgggggaaccaggtggtgggtattggagagggcacagattgcatggagcactgggtgtggtgcaaaaacaatgaatactgttacactgaaaataaattaaaaaaattaaataaaaaaagaaagaaaacaatgcaaTATTATCTTTAATatgtagaaagaaaagaacaggcaTTTAGAATTCTATacataaaattgaatttatttttcaagttatagaataaaataaagattttttttagacaaaaaaagaagaacattgTGATGATTTAGTATCAACAGATGTCCTTGGTCCATGAACACCTAGCagatgaagaacagaaagaaggatGTTTAGTTCTGGTCCACTGGTTTTGAGGTAACAATTGGTATGAGTTTCAATTCCCTGTAATACTCAGGATAGTCACAGCTGCTGTGCATTGGGCTAACTTCCATGTGTCAGAGCCTATGCTGGTTTcgtgacattcttttttttttttttttgtatgtaaatatttaatttatttatttgacaaagatcacaagtagacagagagagagagagagagagagagagagagagagagagagaggaggaagtaggctcgctgctgagcagggagcccaatgcagggctcgatcccaggaccctgggatcatgacctgagctgaaggcagaggctttaacccactgagccacgcaggtgccccgacATTCTTTATCTTGTTAAACATGCATGTCACCCCTTTGAGGTTGGAATTAATGTTCTCTGATGCGTAACAGAAAATTCAGATTTAGAGAATGGATTTGAGCTGTGTGAGGCATCAGAGTCTTGACGGGGGGAGGGACCCACATCATGATTATATTAATGGGTTGATCCAGTGGAAGTTCTCAAGGAACAAAGTGTCCAGACAGCATTTCAAGGACAATAGTCAGCAGTCTCAAGGGCTAAGTTGCACTACTGCCCTATTTGTGTACTGACTGACCTGACATATATTTCTGGAGAGCTCTCTTAGTGGCAGGAGCTGTGAGCACAGTCATTAGATCCAGCACAGACTTAATTCACACAAGTTCACGGTAGAGATGGGAAAATGGATATGTATGCAATGTTAGAGCCCCGGTGCTATTATAGATGAACAGAAAGTGCTTTGGGAGCATGGAGGTGATATCTGATGTTGAGATGGAGGGTTTGGGAGCTCTCTTGGGGGAGACCCGAGGAAGAAGGCAAAGTCTGGATAAAGAAGCAAGGAAGACAGAAGCCTGTAGTGGTATAGGACAGAGGAATCGGGGCAAGGCTGAGATCCAGCTAGGACACATTCAGCCATATGTGTGCTCACGGTCTGTATCTCCTTTGACCTGTTGGTGCCTCACTGGCTCCTGTTGCTTTTGATAAATGCCTATTCTGtactggttattattattattttctatactggttattatttttttctgtactgGTTATTAAATATCTTGAATGACATATTGCAGCAATGGAAAGAAGAAGGGATGAAGACCAAAGTAGGAAGGAAATATTTGTGGCCATGCTGTTAACAAAGGAGATATTCTGGGGGAAAACCAGAGTGGTTAAAGCTTTGGTTCGCATCAGGCAGGCATAAAAATGCTTACACCCCGGAAGAGACAAGAGGGTCTGTCTGGAGGGAAATATAGCTCTTTCATCCCACCCTGCCCAACAAGCTTTGCCAGACTCCATGCAGCTGTCCCTCAGTGTCCTGCAGGGAACCCCCCTTTGTGGGTACAACACAGAGCTCGCTCAGCTCAGGGTCAAGGCCAGAGTTCAGCTCTACCTGGGACCAGCACATCTCTTGGTCATTCGTTCAGGCATCTCTGTGTTCTGAACCTTCTCCTGCATTCCTGACTTGAAGCCCCGTTGGCTTTTTCTTGTGCCCTCTTCCTCCAAAGCCAGTCTTCAGCCAGGAGGCACATGAGTGCCACCAGGACCAGGAAAGCCAGAATGATCCGAAGGAGATTCTGGGCAGTGTGATCCCAGGAGGCAAGATCTGGGGTCAGAGGACAGACTGAGGACTGACAGGAATGGGTGCACATACCTCGTCCcgcctctctccttctccccattcTAGATTACACTCCTTCACAGCCTGCACACCCGCTGCTTGCCTACCTTGCTGGAATTCTGCCTCTGTGGTTACCAAGTCAAGATCCCAATAGTCTGTGGGCGAAAGGAAAGTAAAgcagtgagaaaaagagagagttttGGCCACCAGGCCACCTCTCCTCCCTCGGATGGGCCCCATGGCCTCATGCAGCTTTTCCAGGTCCACACCCCACCCTCAAGGTCCTAGTGGCTTCATATGTCTGGTGAGAAGAAGAGCCAAAGGACAGGTGAACCTGGGGGGAATTTAGCTCCAGAACCTCACGCCAGGCATATTTTCCTTCTGGCCATCAGCTTCCTCATTACCTCGGTCAACATGGCTTCTTCCTCACACATTGGATGACTCACAATCTCCCCATTTTCTTCCAGGCTCTGAGcccactccccatccccactAACACGCATGCAAGGTCACTCCCGGTGCAGGAAATTACTCCTGGGGTTCACCCTCCCCCTGCCATATGCAGTGGCCATTCCCTCTCTCTGGAACGTTCTTTTCAGGTAGCCACAGAACAAATGTCCTCAGTTCTTCAGGTTTTTGCTCCTCTGTGAGGCAATTCAGACAGTTCTAATATTGCCACCCGCCCTTCCGGTCACCCTGACCCCATTTGTTTTGCTCTATCTTTCCTCCACACCACTGTTTGCTCCCCCTGTGCTACATGCTGAGCTTGTTTCTCTGACTTTGACTCATGGTCTGTTTCCCACTTGGGATACAAGTGCCACAAAAGCAACATTTCTTAGTGTCACTGAGAGGCTCtaatcaccccccccccaagtttaGAGGTAACTGTTACTCACCAGAAAAAGAGGTGTGCTCTGTGGGTGCAAGGCTGGTGTCCCCAAAATCTTCTAGCAgtggaaacaaagaaaaccataagGGTTTTGGGTTTCCTCCAGTCTTCCCACCGAGTCCTTGCGTCTTCCCCCTCCTTGTTCCTCTTCTTCAGGAACAATCAGCTGGGCCTCCCCAAAATGCATGTGAGGGAGGGCACTTCAGGGAGGTGCCTGCTGCCTCTTTCCACCTGTCCCTTTGCTGTCTTCCTCATCACTGGTTGGGGTTCACTTGGGGTTCTGGAGAAGATGTGGGGGAAATCTGagggtttcctcacctgtgaccTGGAGCTTCACAGGCTCACTGGGGAAGGACCAGGCATGGTTGTTATAAGAGCCAAAACATCTGTACGTCCCTCTGTGGGCTGTGGTCACAGGACCTATGGGGAACTCCACCTGGGTGTTCCCGTATCTGTGCTGAGGGTGAGGGGATCTTCCCTCCTTGAGCAGAAAGAACTTGTTTGTTGCAGTGCCTAGCCGACAGTAGAAGCTCACGTTCTCTCCTGAGGTCACCTCAGGCCCAGGATGGACAGAGAGGGTGGGTGTGTCATACAATTCTGTGGGGGAAGGAGacaggtagttttttttttttttttttttttttaaatattttatttatttatttgacagacagagatcacagtaggaagagaggcaggcagagaaagagagagagagaggaggaggaaggctccctgctgagcagagagcccaacgtggggctcgatcccaggaccctgagatcatgacctgagctgaaggcagaggctttaacccactgagccacccaggcgccccaaggagacAGGTAGTTTAAGAGAGTCTTTATCCCGCCTCCTATGTGCCCTTTCCTCCTTGGCCTTAAGACTGGGATGTCACTCCCCAGAATCAGTATCTCCCTCTGCTTTGGTCATGGACACACCCTCGCTGATCTCACCCTTCAAGACTGAGACACTCATTCCTCTAGCCTTCTCTCTGTGGGGATTGCCACACATCAATGGTTCTCAGAGTTAGAGATCCTTGGGGCCAGTGACATCACCATCAGCTGgaagcttattagaaatgcagattcccaggatCCACCCCAGACCCACTACATCAGAAACTCAGGGGTAAGGCAGtcaactgtgtttttaaaaaaatgttattgttttCCATTGCTATAAAATACatgacacataaaatttaccatcttaaccaatTGTATGGGGACAATTCAGTGGTATTGACTACATTCACATTgtcatgcaaccatcaccaccatccatctccaggacTCTTTTCATCTTACAGAACTGAAACTGTCCCCGCTACTAAGCACCCTCTCTCCATCACcatccctcagcccctggcaccccacattctgccttctgtctctatgaatttgaccatCCTAAGTCCCACATGGAAGTGATccctacagtatttgtccttctgtgactgacttatctcacttggCACAATGCCTTCAAGGTCTATTCACGACATAACAGGTGTTTGagtctccttcctttttaaagccgAATAAAATTCCCTTGTGTGggtagaccacattttgtttatccattcctttGTCAGTAGACATTGGGCTTGTTGCTagcttttggctattgtgaacaatgcttTCATGAACCTGGGAGCACTAGAGATATCCATGTTTGCCAGATGATTGTGATACCTGCTTGAGTTTGAGAGCCACATCCCTCAGCTGAAGGCAACCCCTGTACCTGAGACCGCCTTCCCTCCCAACCTCATTCCACTCTGTCTGTTTCCATATCATTTACTCCTCAGGTGCCCATGACGGACTGATTTGTCCTGACTTAGACTTATGGTCTGTCTTTCCCCCGCTAGGGTGCAAGTGCCACATAAGCATGGATGTTTGAATATAATCTCCTCCCCAGAAGGGGCTGACACTAGTGGGTACAAAACCCCTAGCCTTATCTTGAGATCTTGAGACCATGCAGAAGGACCATCCCAGGTCCAGAAGGACTATCCCAGGCCCATAAGGACCATCCCAAGTCCAGAACTCCATTGCTCGGCTGAAGTGTCTGCTGAAACTGCACTGTGGTCAGCTCCTGCCTTTTGCCTGGCCTGTTCCCCTCACTCCTCATCACTGGGGTCACTTTTGATGATGCCCCCCCAgggtttcccccacccccctgccccatgcacacacacatccatgtCAGGGCCTCTCACCTGGAGAACCTGACCTATGACCAACCTGCCTCTAGGTCACAGACAACCACAAAGAGAGCCTGAATGACACTGAAGGAGATTAATAAATATGTGATGACCCTCCccgaattcaggccgaggatggGACAGTTACCTGTGACCACCAGATCCAGAGGGTCACTAGGGTTTGACCAGAGCTTCTTGCTTCGGTAAATACACTTGTATTGCCCTGCAGTGAGTGGGGTCATGGCTGGGATGTGGAACATGGCTATGTTCCTCCTTCCATGTTGCTTTGGGCTCTGCTGAAGAAAGAGGTGTCCCTCGAAATACAGCTGGTACTTCACAGCCTCAGGAGTCCCCTGGCAGAAGATAAGCGCCTGCTTTCCCTTTGGAATCATGAAATCTGGCTTGGCCCAGATGATGGGTTTTGAAAGATTCTCTGGAAGGGAATCAGAGGTTGGAGTTCCAGATATAGCAACTTCCCACCCAAATGTCCACCCGGTTGCTGGCACCAAGCCTTCCTAGAAAACCAGAGGCCCTGTTCTCTCCTCTGGTGGCTCCTAGGTGCACACTTTGTCTGAGCCTAGTAGAGAGACTCTGGGGCTCTGAGGGATGGACTCACGCTTCTCGGTGCTGACAGTCTGGCTCAGGAACAGCCCTGGAAGATAGGAACAGTGAGACAGGCTGCCCCATCCACACCCAGACCCCTGGATACCATCTCTCTCATGCGCAAGAACTCACCAAGGTAGAGCAGGGCAGTGAGTGTAGAGGTCATAGCACTGATCCTACCAGGTGAATGTGGAGCAGCTGGGTGAAGACTGAGTCCAGTAGGGCAGGAAGGTGCACAGGATGTGGTGGGTGAAGCCCAGCACTAATCGCCATGGGGTTTTCACACGGACTTCTTACAAGAAGATTCACAGTCTTCCTTATACCTCTGACCAAGAGGCATAAAGACAGGTCATGGTCCCCAGACACATCTGATCATCTCTGTGCTCTAACCAGATCCTCTGACAATTGTCTGCCCCATCTGAAACTCATATTAGGGTCCTCTTCTAATAGGTCAAAATTTGacctattttaaaatgtggatatTATGCCCAGGAAAGGGATAGGGTAGTGTACAGAGCAGAAACCgtagaatcatttaaaaaaatatgtgtttaatcTTTGCTCCCCTTTGTTTGGTATGCATATGCTTGGGTCAGTGGGTTGACTTCAACAGAATGAAATGATAACACTATCTTTTCCAAGGATTTGTTACAATGTTTCAACAAACtgcataaagaagaggtggtccatacacacaatggaatattactcatccatcagaaaggatgaatacccaccatttacattgacatggacgggactggaggagattatgctgagtgaaataagtcaaacagagaaagtcaattaccatatggtttcacttatttgtggaacataaggaatagcacggaggacattaggagaaggaagggaaaaatgaaggggagggacTGGAGGggtgacaaaccatgagacactatggaccctgggaaactgagggctttagaggggagggggtgggggatgagtgagcctggtgataggtattaaggagggcatgtattgcatggaacacagggtgttatatgcaaacaatgaatcgtggaacaGGACATCAGAgaccaatgatgtactgtatggcaactaatgtaacataattaaaaaaaaacataaacaagaaTAACAACAAATTGAACTTGAAACATAATGTTGTTTCTTACATAAGTATATTCCTTTAGTCtattataaaacagaaatggaatattaaaatcttaattatttgaatatatttttaaactcaaaatgtgtttttaggggcatctgggtggctcagtgggttaaagcctctgccttcagctcaggtcatgatcccagggtcttgggatcaagccccgaatcgggctatctgctcagaagggagcctgcttcccccctctctctctgcctgtctctctgcctacttgtgatctctgtcagtcaaataaataaataaaatttaaaaaaatttttttaatcctcaaaagTTCTAAACAATTACTGAAAATGAAatatagccatttgtatgtctgtattagagaagtgtctgtccatatcttctgcccattttctgatatgcttgtctgttttgtgtgtgttgagtttgaggagttcaatatagatcctggatatcaaccttttgtctgtactgtcatttgcaaatatcttctcccattctgtgggttgcctctttgttttcttgactttttcctttgctgtgcagaagcttttgattttgatgaagtcccaaaagttcatcttcgcttttgtttcctttgcctttggagacatatcttgaaagaagttgctgtggctgatatcgaagagattactgcctatgttctcctctaggattctgatgggttcctgtctcacactgaggtcttttatccattttgagtttatctttgtgtacagtgttaagagaatggttgagtttcattcttctgcatatagctgcccagttttcccagcaccatttattgaagagactgtcttttttccactgtatattttttcctgttttgttgaagattatttgcccatagagttgagggtccatatctgggctctctactctgttccacaggtctatttgtctttttttatgccagtaccatgctgccttggtgatcacagctttgtagtaaagcttgaaatcaggtaacgtgatgccccccgttttatttttgtttttcaacagttccttagcgatttgggggtctcttctgattccatacaaattattggattatttgctccagctccttgaagaataccggtggaattttgattggaatggcattaaaagtatatattgctctaggcagtatagacattttaacaacgtttattcttccgatccaagagcatggaatggtcttccatctttttgtgtcttcttcaatttctttcatgagtgttctgtagttcctcgagtacagatcctttacctctttggttaggcttattcccaggtatcttatggttcttggtgctatcagacacatgaaaaaatgttcatcatcactagccctcagggagattcaaattaaaactacattgagatatcaccttacaccagttagaatggccaaaattagtaagacaggaaacaacatgtgttggagaggatgtggagaaaggggaaccctcttccactgttggtgggaatgcaagttggtgcagcctctttggagaacagtgtggagattcctcaagaaattgaaaatagaacttccctatgaccctgccattgcactcctgggttattgaccccaaagatacagatgtagtgaaaagaagggcaatctgtaccccaatgtttatagcagcaatggccacggtcgccaaactgtggaaagaaccaagatgcccttcaactgacaaatggataaggaagatgtggtgcatatacactatggagtattatgcctccatcagaaaggatgaatacccaacttttgtagcaacatggacaggactcaagagattatgctgagt contains:
- the LOC131818889 gene encoding natural cytotoxicity triggering receptor 1-like isoform X3, with translation MTSTLTALLYLGLFLSQTVSTEKQNLSKPIIWAKPDFMIPKGKQSPKQHGRRNIAMFHIPAMTPLTAGQYKCIYRSKKLWSNPSDPLDLVVTELYDTPTLSVHPGPEVTSGENVSFYCRLGTATNKFFLLKEGRSPHPQHRYGNTQVEFPIGPVTTAHRGTYRCFGSYNNHAWSFPSEPVKLQVTEDFGDTSLAPTEHTSFSDYWDLDLVTTEAEFQQDLASWDHTAQNLLRIILAFLVLVALMCLLAEDWLWRKRAQEKANGASSQECRRRFRTQRCLNE
- the LOC131818889 gene encoding natural cytotoxicity triggering receptor 1-like isoform X2 produces the protein MTSTLTALLYLGLFLSQTVSTEKQNLSKPIIWAKPDFMIPKGKQALIFCQGTPEAVKYQLYFEGHLFLQQSPKQHGRRNIAMFHIPAMTPLTAGQYKCIYRSKKLWSNPSDPLDLVVTELYDTPTLSVHPGPEVTSGENVSFYCRLGTATNKFFLLKEGRSPHPQHRYGNTQVEFPIGPVTTAHRGTYRCFGSYNNHAWSFPSEPVKLQVTDFGDTSLAPTEHTSFSDYWDLDLVTTEAEFQQDLASWDHTAQNLLRIILAFLVLVALMCLLAEDWLWRKRAQEKANGASSQECRRRFRTQRCLNE
- the LOC131818889 gene encoding natural cytotoxicity triggering receptor 1-like isoform X4, with product MTSTLTALLYLGLFLSQTVSTEKQNLSKPIIWAKPDFMIPKGKQALIFCQGTPEAVKYQLYFEGHLFLQQSPKQHGRRNIAMFHIPAMTPLTAGQYKCIYRSKKLWSNPSDPLDLVVTEDFGDTSLAPTEHTSFSDYWDLDLVTTEAEFQQDLASWDHTAQNLLRIILAFLVLVALMCLLAEDWLWRKRAQEKANGASSQECRRRFRTQRCLNE
- the LOC131818889 gene encoding natural cytotoxicity triggering receptor 1-like isoform X1; the protein is MTSTLTALLYLGLFLSQTVSTEKQNLSKPIIWAKPDFMIPKGKQALIFCQGTPEAVKYQLYFEGHLFLQQSPKQHGRRNIAMFHIPAMTPLTAGQYKCIYRSKKLWSNPSDPLDLVVTELYDTPTLSVHPGPEVTSGENVSFYCRLGTATNKFFLLKEGRSPHPQHRYGNTQVEFPIGPVTTAHRGTYRCFGSYNNHAWSFPSEPVKLQVTEDFGDTSLAPTEHTSFSDYWDLDLVTTEAEFQQDLASWDHTAQNLLRIILAFLVLVALMCLLAEDWLWRKRAQEKANGASSQECRRRFRTQRCLNE